TATAACAGCAACACCGGCGGCAGTGGAAAGCCCGGTTCCAAGGGATTCACGGGCAACATCTCCGGCAGCTTCTTTTTTAGTCATACTGCCATCTTTGACCTTCTTGATATCTTTGGCAACAGCCACTGTTCCACCTACAACCGCACCGACTGTTCCTGAAGCTGTCACTGCTGCAGGAAGAATTACTCTAGAAGTTTTAACTGTCATGTTTCCTCCGATTTTTCAGTTTATGAAATAATTATCAATTGCAAAATGCAGCCAGATCAAAATTAACGGTTGATGCCAGCTGCCCGGCAATATCCTCAAATTCATCCGGATTCTTACAGATAAACAGTTTATGCAGCAGTTCCGGACGAATTACATCCTTATCATATCTGATGGTCATAGACCTGCTTAACGGATTGAATGTTGTTTTAATAATTCCTGGCATGCTTTCACCTTTCGGCGGTCCAAAACCATTAACTTTTACATAGCGTATCACTTTGGGATTCCGCACAACTCCAAGTCCGAACTTCAACTTCAATTTTCCGGGCGTATGACCGCAAATAGAAATATAATTTCTAAGTTCCAGCAGTAGTTCCAAATCCATTTTTACTCTCCAATCCAAGTGATCAACAACAATAAAAATAATTCACCACTATCATTCACAATTACAATCAGCCAGGCATTGAGACTTTTCACTTACTACCTGGTATCAATACGATTTTTTTCAAAATTCAGACAATCACAATTCAGCTAATCCGATCTGGATATAACCATTAAATGATGATAACTGTCATAAATACTGTTTAAGACTTTTTCCGATCCACTTTCTTCAACATTAACAGAATTATTTTCTCTGTAAATCAGGAAGGTTGAATTGCATTTTCAATAAGCAATAAAATTATTTCTAAAAAACACTGTTAAATAGAATAGTTATTTTAATATAATCAAATTATGAAAATTTTTATCATTCAAAAAAGAGCACTTAGGTCCACCGGAA
Above is a window of Maridesulfovibrio bastinii DSM 16055 DNA encoding:
- a CDS encoding magnetosome protein MamC produces the protein MTVKTSRVILPAAVTASGTVGAVVGGTVAVAKDIKKVKDGSMTKKEAAGDVARESLGTGLSTAAGVAVIGAAGIGGVVGLLGIVGVASGTKYLWDKAFASKAEKKAAVVASK